In Rouxiella sp. WC2420, the following proteins share a genomic window:
- the cyoA gene encoding cytochrome o ubiquinol oxidase subunit II produces MRLKKYNKSIGMLSIFASTVLLSGCNSAILDPKGAIGLEQRTLILTAIGLMLIVVIPVIIMAFAFAWKYRASNTNAKYSPNWSHSNKVEAVVWTIPIIIIAILATITWKTTHQLDPFKPIVTNEKPMTVEVVSLDWKWLFIYPEQGIATVNELVIPKDVPVQFKVTSDTVMNSFFIPQLGGQIYAMAGMQTQLHLIANEAGTYKGISANYSGRGFSGMKFNAIATPTRADFDTWVAKVKQAPNQLATMGDFKKLAADSIDNPVEYFSTVQPDLFKSIIDQYSHDMNMPAGQTMPMPAGTDMKGMDMGDKSHTAGAGE; encoded by the coding sequence ATGAGACTTAAGAAATACAATAAAAGTATTGGGATGTTGTCTATATTTGCATCTACTGTTCTACTGAGTGGCTGTAATTCGGCAATATTGGATCCCAAGGGAGCAATTGGACTTGAGCAAAGAACGCTGATACTGACAGCGATTGGTTTAATGCTAATCGTCGTTATACCAGTAATCATTATGGCTTTTGCTTTTGCATGGAAGTATCGCGCTTCTAATACAAACGCTAAGTACAGTCCAAATTGGTCACACTCCAACAAAGTAGAAGCTGTGGTATGGACCATTCCAATTATTATTATCGCCATCCTGGCAACAATAACCTGGAAAACCACTCACCAGCTTGATCCGTTCAAACCTATCGTTACCAATGAAAAGCCAATGACCGTCGAAGTTGTTTCACTCGACTGGAAATGGTTGTTTATTTATCCAGAGCAAGGTATCGCGACGGTTAATGAACTGGTGATCCCTAAAGATGTTCCTGTGCAGTTCAAAGTGACTTCTGACACTGTCATGAACTCCTTCTTTATCCCGCAGTTAGGTGGGCAGATTTACGCGATGGCCGGTATGCAGACTCAATTGCACTTGATTGCAAACGAAGCTGGTACCTATAAAGGCATCTCGGCAAACTACAGTGGTCGCGGCTTCTCTGGTATGAAGTTCAACGCTATTGCAACACCTACGCGTGCCGATTTTGATACGTGGGTTGCTAAAGTTAAGCAAGCTCCGAATCAGCTCGCAACAATGGGTGATTTCAAGAAACTGGCCGCGGACAGTATCGACAACCCAGTCGAATACTTCTCTACCGTTCAACCAGACTTGTTTAAATCAATCATTGATCAGTACTCGCATGACATGAATATGCCAGCAGGCCAGACAATGCCTATGCCAGCCGGTACAGACATGAAAGGTATGGATATGGGTGACAAGTCTCACACTGCCGGAGCCGGGGAATAA
- the cyoB gene encoding cytochrome o ubiquinol oxidase subunit I — protein MFGKLTLNDIPFDVPIVMVTVGAIILGGIALLAAITYFGKWKYLWSEWITSVDHKKLGIMYIILAIVMLIRGFADAVMMRTQQVMASDGSPGFLPPHHYDQIFTAHGVIMIFFMAMPFVIGLMNVVVPLQIGARDVAFPFLNNISFWFTAVAVVLINISLGIGEFAQTGWLAYPPLSGKLYSPGVGVDYWIWSLQISGIGTLLTGVNFFATIMKMRAPGMPLMKMPVFTWAALCTNVLIIISFPILTVTIALLTLDRYLGTHFFTNDMGGNMMMYINLIWAWGHPEVYILILPVFGVFSEVTATFSKKRLFGYTSLVWATIAITVLAFIVWLHHFFTMGSGANVNAFFGIMTMIISIPTGVKIFNWLFTMYQGRITLNAAMLWTIGFIITFSVGGMTGVLLAVPGADFVLHNSLFLIAHFHNVIIGGVVFGCFAGLTYWFPKSFGFTLNEKWGVRAFWFWIIGFFVAFMPLYALGFMGMTRRISQNIDPQFHTLLCVAAFGAFLIACGIACIFIMFWVSVRDRELNRDLTGDPWGARTLEWSTSSPPPFYNFAIVPHIHDRDEFWDMKEKGTAYKKPAKYEKIHMPKNSGAGFVIAVCSLAFGFAAIWDMWWLVIAGFAGVVITWIWKSFDEDVDYYVSVEEVERIENQHYENISKAGVKHGN, from the coding sequence ATGTTCGGAAAACTAACGTTAAACGACATTCCATTTGATGTACCTATCGTCATGGTTACCGTTGGCGCTATCATTTTGGGCGGTATCGCCCTGTTAGCGGCAATTACCTATTTCGGTAAATGGAAATATCTGTGGTCAGAGTGGATTACCTCTGTTGACCATAAAAAACTGGGTATCATGTACATCATCCTTGCGATTGTCATGCTTATCCGCGGCTTCGCCGATGCCGTTATGATGCGTACCCAACAGGTTATGGCATCGGACGGTAGTCCCGGCTTCCTGCCACCGCACCACTACGACCAGATCTTCACCGCGCACGGCGTAATCATGATCTTCTTCATGGCGATGCCTTTCGTTATCGGTCTGATGAACGTAGTTGTACCGTTGCAAATCGGTGCGCGTGACGTTGCCTTCCCATTCCTGAACAACATCAGCTTCTGGTTCACCGCCGTTGCTGTGGTACTGATCAATATCTCTCTGGGTATTGGTGAGTTCGCACAGACAGGTTGGCTGGCCTATCCGCCGTTGTCAGGTAAGCTGTATAGCCCTGGGGTGGGGGTCGATTACTGGATATGGAGTCTACAGATATCCGGTATTGGTACCTTGCTGACCGGTGTTAACTTCTTCGCAACCATCATGAAGATGCGTGCGCCTGGTATGCCGCTGATGAAAATGCCGGTATTTACCTGGGCTGCACTGTGTACTAACGTCCTGATCATCATTTCCTTCCCGATCCTGACCGTTACTATTGCACTGCTGACTCTCGACCGCTATCTGGGCACCCATTTCTTCACCAATGATATGGGCGGCAACATGATGATGTACATCAACCTGATTTGGGCCTGGGGCCATCCGGAAGTGTACATTCTTATCCTGCCAGTGTTCGGTGTGTTCTCGGAAGTTACCGCAACCTTCTCCAAGAAACGCCTGTTTGGCTATACCTCACTGGTATGGGCAACGATTGCCATCACCGTGCTGGCGTTCATTGTTTGGCTGCACCACTTCTTCACCATGGGTTCAGGCGCAAACGTCAATGCCTTCTTCGGCATCATGACGATGATCATTTCTATCCCTACCGGGGTAAAAATCTTCAACTGGCTGTTCACCATGTATCAGGGTCGTATCACCCTGAACGCAGCAATGCTGTGGACCATCGGCTTCATCATCACCTTCTCAGTGGGTGGTATGACCGGCGTTCTGCTGGCGGTTCCAGGTGCTGACTTCGTACTGCACAACAGTCTGTTCCTGATTGCCCACTTCCATAACGTTATTATCGGCGGCGTGGTATTTGGTTGCTTCGCAGGTCTGACTTACTGGTTCCCTAAATCATTCGGCTTTACGCTGAACGAAAAATGGGGCGTGCGTGCCTTCTGGTTCTGGATCATCGGCTTCTTCGTAGCATTTATGCCGCTGTATGCCCTGGGCTTTATGGGTATGACTCGTCGTATCAGCCAGAACATTGACCCGCAGTTCCACACCTTACTGTGTGTTGCCGCGTTCGGTGCCTTCCTGATTGCCTGTGGTATCGCGTGTATCTTCATCATGTTCTGGGTTTCTGTACGTGACCGTGAACTGAATCGCGACCTGACCGGTGACCCATGGGGTGCTCGTACTCTGGAGTGGTCAACTTCTTCTCCTCCTCCGTTCTACAACTTCGCTATCGTGCCACATATCCACGACCGCGATGAGTTCTGGGACATGAAAGAGAAAGGTACTGCTTACAAGAAACCGGCTAAATATGAAAAAATTCATATGCCTAAAAACAGCGGCGCGGGCTTTGTAATTGCCGTGTGCAGCCTGGCCTTCGGTTTCGCAGCTATCTGGGACATGTGGTGGTTAGTGATCGCTGGATTCGCCGGTGTTGTTATCACCTGGATCTGGAAAAGCTTCGACGAGGATGTTGACTACTACGTTTCAGTTGAAGAAGTTGAACGTATCGAAAACCAACATTATGAAAATATCAGCAAAGCGGGTGTGAAACATGGCAATTGA
- a CDS encoding YajQ family cyclic di-GMP-binding protein — translation MPSFDIVSEIDMQEVRNAVENATRDLANRFDFRNVEASFELNEKDESIKVASVSDFQVEQLLDILRSALLKRNIEGGALEIPKEMEHSGKTFSVNAKLHSGIESALAKKIVKLIKDSKLKVQAQIQGDEVRVTGKARDDLQAVMALVRGGDLGQPFQFKNFRD, via the coding sequence ATGCCATCTTTCGATATTGTTTCTGAAATTGATATGCAGGAAGTTCGCAACGCGGTAGAGAATGCTACCCGTGATTTGGCCAACCGTTTCGATTTTCGCAACGTTGAGGCTAGTTTTGAACTGAACGAAAAAGACGAAAGCATCAAAGTTGCCAGCGTTTCAGATTTTCAGGTCGAGCAGCTGCTGGATATCCTGCGTTCTGCCTTGCTCAAGCGCAACATTGAAGGCGGCGCACTGGAAATTCCTAAAGAGATGGAGCACAGCGGTAAAACCTTTAGCGTCAACGCCAAGCTGCATTCAGGCATTGAGAGCGCGCTGGCCAAGAAGATTGTGAAGCTGATTAAAGACAGTAAATTGAAAGTGCAGGCGCAGATCCAGGGCGATGAAGTGCGTGTAACCGGCAAGGCTCGCGACGATTTGCAGGCTGTAATGGCGCTGGTGCGCGGTGGCGATCTCGGACAACCGTTCCAGTTCAAGAACTTCCGCGACTAA
- a CDS encoding AzlD domain-containing protein, whose translation MSHQALIITGIALLALGTYAFRFAGFKLGGRLTLSANATALLADAATTLLLAVAAIATFYQGEDFAGFARPTGVAVAAFLAWRKRPLIVVILVAAALTAGLRLLGLK comes from the coding sequence ATGAGTCATCAAGCATTGATCATCACGGGCATTGCGTTGCTGGCATTGGGCACCTACGCATTCCGTTTTGCCGGTTTCAAACTTGGCGGTCGCCTGACACTTTCAGCCAATGCTACGGCATTGCTCGCCGATGCAGCAACCACTTTGCTGTTGGCTGTCGCCGCGATTGCAACTTTTTATCAGGGGGAGGACTTTGCCGGTTTTGCTCGCCCGACTGGCGTCGCGGTAGCGGCATTTCTTGCCTGGCGCAAGCGGCCTCTAATTGTCGTCATTCTTGTTGCAGCGGCTTTAACGGCTGGGCTAAGACTATTGGGGCTAAAATAG
- a CDS encoding helix-turn-helix domain-containing protein codes for MTQPISIIAKALVRERQRTGLSLAEISRRAGVAKSTLSQLESGNGNPSIETLWSLCVALDIPFARLMEPQVDSSQVIRFGEGPSVTAEMAHYKAILLATCPPGARRDIYMLITQPGDDRHSHPHSPGAVEHIIVTKGRALIGPEDNPVELNPGDYICYPGDQPHVFKALEPDTHAVMVLEQN; via the coding sequence ATGACTCAACCTATTAGTATTATTGCCAAAGCACTGGTGAGAGAACGGCAAAGAACGGGGCTGTCTTTGGCTGAAATTTCACGTCGCGCGGGAGTCGCTAAATCGACGCTGTCGCAATTGGAATCCGGCAACGGTAATCCAAGTATTGAAACCCTGTGGTCGCTTTGCGTGGCGTTGGATATCCCCTTTGCTCGCCTGATGGAGCCGCAAGTGGACTCCTCACAAGTCATTCGCTTTGGTGAAGGCCCGTCAGTAACGGCCGAAATGGCCCATTACAAAGCCATCCTGCTCGCCACCTGCCCGCCCGGCGCCAGAAGAGATATCTACATGTTGATCACACAGCCGGGCGATGACCGCCATTCACATCCGCACTCACCGGGTGCCGTAGAACACATCATTGTGACAAAAGGCCGTGCTTTAATTGGCCCCGAAGACAATCCGGTAGAATTAAATCCCGGCGATTACATTTGCTATCCCGGCGATCAACCCCACGTTTTCAAAGCATTGGAACCCGATACCCATGCGGTTATGGTCTTGGAACAGAATTAA
- the panE gene encoding 2-dehydropantoate 2-reductase has translation MKVTVLGCGALGQLWLSTLYQQGHDVQGWVRIPQPFCAVNVIFPDGQAFNRNLPTNDPQHLADSELLLVTLKAWQVSSALGALLPQINENCVILLLHNGMGTIDELPRHRQPILLGATTHAARHEGNAIVHVAAGITHIGPGNTRGTGASHIADMLHEALPDVAWHDNILPSLWNKLTVNCVINPLTALYNCTNGDLLAYGDQIEKICAEVAEVMDFEGYQTHKDSLLNFVYQVIDTTSANHSSMLQDIRNQRHTEIDYITGYVLRRGRNHGLQLPVNTALFEKIKRKENDYERFGSGMSGTWQ, from the coding sequence ATGAAGGTTACTGTTTTAGGCTGCGGAGCTCTGGGCCAGCTCTGGCTCTCCACGCTGTATCAGCAAGGACATGATGTGCAAGGTTGGGTGCGCATTCCCCAGCCGTTTTGCGCCGTGAACGTCATCTTTCCTGACGGACAGGCGTTTAATCGCAACTTGCCCACTAATGATCCACAGCATTTGGCCGACAGTGAGCTATTGCTAGTCACGCTAAAAGCCTGGCAGGTCTCGAGCGCCCTCGGCGCATTGCTACCGCAGATTAACGAAAACTGCGTAATATTGTTGTTGCACAACGGCATGGGCACGATTGACGAACTGCCACGTCACCGCCAGCCGATTCTTTTGGGCGCAACAACGCACGCGGCCCGCCACGAAGGCAACGCGATTGTTCACGTTGCCGCGGGCATTACACATATCGGCCCAGGCAATACTCGCGGCACCGGGGCGAGTCACATTGCTGACATGTTGCACGAAGCCTTACCCGACGTGGCCTGGCACGACAATATTTTGCCTTCGCTGTGGAACAAACTCACGGTGAACTGCGTGATTAACCCGCTGACCGCGCTGTATAACTGTACCAACGGCGATCTGCTGGCCTATGGGGATCAGATTGAAAAAATCTGCGCAGAAGTGGCCGAAGTGATGGATTTCGAAGGTTATCAGACGCATAAAGATTCGCTGCTAAACTTTGTTTATCAGGTGATCGACACAACTTCGGCCAACCATTCTTCAATGCTGCAGGATATTCGCAATCAGCGTCACACCGAGATAGATTACATTACCGGATATGTGCTCCGCCGTGGGCGTAATCATGGCCTGCAACTGCCAGTTAACACCGCTTTATTTGAAAAAATTAAAAGAAAGGAAAATGATTATGAGCGTTTCGGCTCTGGTATGTCTGGCACCTGGCAGTGA
- a CDS encoding AzlC family ABC transporter permease codes for MRSSWISPLGGDVIRAIALVCLADGVVGLSYGSLATASGFPLWVPMTLSLLVMAGASEFLFVSIVAGGGSPFAGAAAGLLVNARHLPFGMAVNELIGKNNQASQLFGCHIMNDESVVFGISQKSPAKARIAYWLCGLGIAVCWPVSVLIGGSLGKFIPDINVIGLDAVFPAIIMALTVSALRQRQTLRRALSGMLISLAAVPWLPTGLPVLFSLLGLAAWRRNK; via the coding sequence ATGCGTTCATCATGGATTTCGCCTCTGGGTGGCGATGTTATTAGAGCCATCGCTCTGGTCTGTCTGGCTGACGGGGTTGTTGGGTTATCTTACGGATCGTTGGCCACGGCCAGCGGTTTTCCACTTTGGGTGCCGATGACATTGTCGCTGCTGGTGATGGCGGGTGCCTCAGAGTTTTTGTTTGTCAGCATTGTGGCGGGTGGCGGCAGCCCGTTTGCCGGGGCGGCGGCGGGGCTATTGGTCAATGCGCGTCATCTGCCGTTTGGTATGGCGGTTAACGAATTAATCGGAAAAAATAATCAAGCCAGTCAGCTGTTTGGTTGCCACATTATGAATGATGAAAGCGTGGTATTCGGCATTTCACAAAAAAGCCCGGCCAAGGCGCGTATTGCCTATTGGCTGTGCGGGCTTGGTATAGCCGTTTGCTGGCCGGTCAGCGTATTGATTGGCGGATCTTTGGGGAAATTCATTCCAGATATCAATGTGATTGGTCTGGATGCCGTATTTCCCGCCATTATCATGGCGCTGACAGTTTCCGCATTGAGGCAGCGCCAAACATTACGCCGGGCGCTGAGTGGAATGCTGATTTCATTGGCAGCGGTGCCTTGGTTACCTACCGGGCTACCGGTGTTGTTCTCGCTGCTGGGGCTGGCGGCCTGGAGGAGGAATAAATGA
- a CDS encoding cytochrome o ubiquinol oxidase subunit IV, translating into MSHSATSHGGASHGSFKSYMIGFVLSIILTVIPFAMVMSNTASHSLILGTVIASAIIQIVVHLVYFLHMNTSSEGRWNLIAFLFTAVIIFIVVVGSLWIMYNLNLNMMVS; encoded by the coding sequence ATGAGTCATTCAGCAACTTCCCACGGCGGCGCAAGCCACGGCAGCTTCAAGTCTTACATGATTGGCTTCGTTCTATCGATTATCCTGACGGTTATCCCGTTTGCGATGGTGATGAGCAACACTGCATCACACTCGTTAATTCTGGGAACAGTCATTGCTTCAGCGATAATCCAGATCGTGGTCCATCTGGTGTATTTCCTGCATATGAATACATCATCGGAAGGACGCTGGAACCTGATTGCGTTCCTGTTCACCGCTGTGATTATCTTTATCGTTGTTGTGGGCTCACTGTGGATTATGTATAACCTCAACCTCAATATGATGGTCAGTTAA
- the cyoE gene encoding heme o synthase, producing MIKKYLQVTKPGIIFGNLISVVGGFLLASKGSIDFPLFLAAFVGVSLVVASGCVFNNYIDRDIDKVMERTKNRVLVKGLIPPKTTLVYATILGILGFALLYVGANPLSMWLAVMGFVVYVGIYSLYMKRHSVYGTLIGSLSGAAPPVIGYCAVSGQFDTGALILLLIFSLWQMPHSYAIAIFRFKDYQAANIPVLPVVKGVAVAKHHITVWILAFMIATLMLTLSGYAGYKYLIVAAAVSVWWLGMALRGYKTENDIVWARKLFVFSIVAITSLSVMMSVDFNAAAAPNHLLAYVW from the coding sequence ATGATTAAGAAATACCTGCAAGTAACTAAGCCAGGAATTATTTTCGGTAATTTAATTTCTGTCGTGGGGGGATTCCTCCTTGCTTCCAAAGGAAGCATCGATTTCCCTCTCTTTCTCGCTGCGTTTGTTGGCGTCTCGTTGGTTGTCGCTTCAGGCTGTGTGTTTAACAACTACATAGACCGCGACATCGACAAGGTAATGGAAAGAACGAAGAACCGAGTCCTGGTAAAAGGACTTATACCGCCGAAAACCACCCTGGTTTACGCTACTATCCTGGGTATTTTAGGCTTCGCACTGCTGTACGTTGGCGCCAACCCATTGTCTATGTGGTTGGCGGTAATGGGCTTTGTGGTTTATGTCGGGATTTATAGCCTGTACATGAAACGCCACTCAGTCTACGGCACGCTGATTGGTAGCTTATCCGGCGCAGCGCCGCCGGTTATCGGATACTGTGCCGTAAGCGGCCAGTTCGATACCGGTGCGTTGATCCTGTTGCTGATCTTCAGCCTGTGGCAGATGCCGCATTCCTATGCGATAGCCATCTTCCGCTTTAAAGATTATCAGGCTGCCAACATTCCGGTTCTGCCGGTAGTTAAAGGCGTTGCAGTCGCCAAGCATCATATTACGGTCTGGATCCTGGCCTTTATGATCGCCACTCTGATGCTGACACTCAGCGGTTACGCGGGTTATAAATACCTGATCGTCGCAGCGGCAGTGAGCGTGTGGTGGTTGGGCATGGCTCTGCGCGGATACAAAACTGAAAATGACATCGTTTGGGCAAGAAAGCTGTTTGTTTTCTCCATCGTTGCCATCACTTCACTGAGTGTCATGATGTCTGTCGACTTTAATGCAGCAGCAGCACCTAATCACTTACTGGCCTACGTTTGGTAA
- the yajL gene encoding protein deglycase YajL has translation MSVSALVCLAPGSEELEAVTAIDLLVRAGVNVTTASVAGDGNLEILCSRGVKILADVALVDVADEDFDVIVLPGGLKGAECFRDSPLLVEKVRHLNVTGKLVAAICAAPGLVLEYHDLFPVANMTGSPSLKDKISVNKWMEKRVMFDPRVNLLTSQGPGTAIEFALKMIDLLIGKEKAAEVASQLVLYPGVHNYQD, from the coding sequence ATGAGCGTTTCGGCTCTGGTATGTCTGGCACCTGGCAGTGAAGAACTGGAAGCCGTCACGGCGATAGACCTGCTGGTGCGCGCCGGTGTCAACGTCACGACCGCCAGCGTTGCCGGGGATGGCAATCTTGAGATTTTGTGCTCGCGCGGAGTAAAAATACTCGCCGATGTGGCGCTAGTGGATGTAGCTGATGAAGATTTTGACGTCATCGTGTTACCCGGCGGCCTGAAAGGCGCAGAATGCTTTCGCGATAGTCCGCTATTAGTAGAAAAAGTCCGTCATCTCAACGTGACGGGCAAGTTGGTAGCAGCAATATGCGCGGCTCCGGGTCTGGTTCTTGAATATCACGATCTTTTTCCGGTGGCGAATATGACCGGCTCTCCTTCGTTGAAAGACAAAATTTCTGTCAATAAATGGATGGAAAAACGCGTGATGTTTGATCCTCGGGTTAATCTGTTGACCAGTCAGGGGCCAGGAACTGCTATCGAATTTGCCCTTAAGATGATTGACCTGTTGATAGGTAAAGAAAAAGCTGCCGAGGTTGCCTCACAGTTAGTGCTGTATCCAGGGGTACACAACTATCAAGACTAA
- a CDS encoding cytochrome o ubiquinol oxidase subunit III yields the protein MAIDSLNPHSAVHDEDHGHHDAGETKVFGFWIYLMSDCVLFASLFATFAVLVHGTAGGPSGKDIFELPFVLVETFCLLFSSITYGFAMLGMSKGNAGAVKGWLFVTFLFGLGFIGMELYEFHHLISEGFGPDRSGFLSAFFALVATHGLHVTCGLIWIITMIVQISRRGLTPTNQTRLMCLSLFWHFLDVVWICVFTVVYLMGVLG from the coding sequence ATGGCAATTGATTCCCTGAATCCCCATAGCGCGGTCCATGATGAAGATCATGGTCACCACGACGCGGGTGAGACCAAAGTCTTTGGCTTCTGGATTTACCTGATGAGCGACTGCGTGTTGTTTGCAAGCCTGTTTGCAACCTTCGCAGTACTGGTACACGGGACCGCTGGTGGTCCCTCTGGTAAAGACATTTTCGAGCTGCCGTTTGTATTGGTAGAAACCTTCTGCCTGCTGTTTAGTTCTATTACTTACGGCTTCGCAATGTTGGGTATGAGCAAAGGTAACGCGGGCGCTGTCAAAGGCTGGCTGTTCGTTACCTTCCTGTTCGGTCTCGGCTTCATCGGCATGGAACTCTATGAGTTCCATCACCTGATTAGCGAAGGTTTCGGTCCGGATCGCAGTGGCTTCCTGTCTGCATTCTTTGCACTGGTTGCTACTCACGGTCTGCACGTAACCTGCGGCCTGATTTGGATCATCACCATGATCGTTCAAATCAGCCGCCGTGGCTTGACCCCGACTAACCAAACGCGTCTGATGTGTCTGAGCCTGTTCTGGCACTTCCTTGATGTTGTATGGATTTGTGTATTCACCGTTGTTTATCTGATGGGGGTCCTGGGATGA
- a CDS encoding MFS transporter — translation MNDNQMTRQESRATWGLGTVFSLRMLGMFMVLPVLTTYGMSLSGASETLIGIAIGIYGLAQAIFQIPFGLLSDRMGRKPLIVFGLLIFTAGSVVAASTDSIWGVIIGRALQGSGAIAAAVMALMSDLTREQNRTKAMAFIGISFGITFAIAMVLGPIITHAWGLNALFWAIAVLTLAGIVITLTVVPSPATHILNRESSMVKGSFSKVLTNSKLLKLNFGILCLHILLMSSFVVLPRVMESAGFPPSEHWRVYLITMLTSFIAVIPVIIYAEKKRHMKQVFMGCVAVLLLAELVLWFAGLHFWVIIAGIQLFFLAFNVMEAILPSLISKESPAGYKGTAMGLYSTSQFIGVAIGGSLGGFIFGHAGAGAVFLVCAAIALVWFFVSATMSEPPYVSSLRITLSEEVAKDASLESRMKSQPGVADVVVVASELSAYVKVDTKQTNRQALEAFVSQA, via the coding sequence ATGAACGATAATCAAATGACTCGGCAGGAAAGTCGGGCAACCTGGGGACTAGGGACGGTATTTTCATTACGCATGCTCGGCATGTTCATGGTTTTGCCGGTTCTAACCACTTACGGTATGTCTTTATCCGGGGCCAGCGAAACCCTCATCGGTATCGCCATTGGTATTTACGGCCTGGCTCAGGCCATTTTCCAGATCCCCTTCGGCCTGCTCTCTGACCGCATGGGGCGTAAACCGCTTATTGTCTTCGGACTGCTGATCTTCACGGCAGGTAGTGTCGTTGCCGCCAGTACCGACTCCATTTGGGGCGTGATTATTGGTCGTGCGCTGCAAGGCTCGGGTGCCATTGCCGCAGCGGTCATGGCGCTAATGTCAGACCTGACTCGCGAGCAGAACCGCACCAAGGCTATGGCCTTTATCGGAATCAGCTTCGGCATTACCTTCGCCATCGCGATGGTATTAGGCCCAATCATCACCCACGCCTGGGGTTTGAACGCGCTGTTTTGGGCGATTGCCGTCCTGACACTTGCCGGCATCGTGATCACTTTAACCGTGGTCCCCTCCCCTGCTACGCATATTCTCAATCGTGAATCGAGCATGGTAAAAGGTAGCTTCAGTAAAGTGTTGACCAACAGCAAATTACTGAAACTCAACTTTGGTATCCTTTGCCTGCACATTCTGCTGATGTCGAGCTTTGTGGTGTTACCTCGAGTGATGGAGAGTGCCGGTTTCCCACCAAGTGAACACTGGCGCGTTTATCTGATCACCATGCTGACGTCATTTATCGCGGTGATCCCGGTTATTATCTATGCCGAGAAAAAACGCCACATGAAGCAGGTCTTTATGGGTTGCGTGGCGGTTCTCCTGCTTGCGGAACTGGTGCTGTGGTTTGCCGGTCTGCATTTCTGGGTAATTATTGCCGGTATCCAGCTGTTCTTCCTGGCGTTTAACGTGATGGAAGCGATTCTGCCTTCGCTAATCAGTAAAGAATCTCCAGCAGGCTATAAAGGCACGGCGATGGGCCTTTACTCCACCAGCCAGTTTATTGGCGTGGCGATCGGCGGCAGTCTGGGCGGATTTATTTTTGGTCATGCAGGAGCCGGTGCGGTATTCCTGGTGTGTGCGGCCATTGCCCTGGTTTGGTTCTTTGTCAGTGCGACCATGTCCGAGCCGCCTTATGTTAGCAGCCTGCGCATTACTCTTTCTGAAGAAGTGGCTAAAGACGCGTCGCTGGAATCACGCATGAAATCGCAACCTGGCGTTGCCGATGTCGTTGTGGTGGCGAGCGAACTGAGTGCTTACGTGAAAGTTGATACCAAACAGACTAATCGTCAGGCGCTTGAGGCGTTTGTTAGTCAGGCCTGA
- a CDS encoding phosphatase PAP2 family protein, whose product MKKLTSALLISLVLTGYAHSADKHYLTLQDTADSMQLLPPPPAFDSVAFLADKAAYEQGKYLRNTPRGEIAYSDADSTADNVTKNFSKPFGFDIDAKNTPATYELISTMKEDAGDYATKSAKEKYNRIRPFAFFHEPTCRPEDESKLAKNGSYPSGHTAIGWSIALVLAEINPQRQNEILKRGFELGQSRVICGYHWQSDVDAARVVSSAVVARLHSNPQFVSQLEKAKEEISKMQSANK is encoded by the coding sequence GTGAAAAAATTAACCTCTGCCTTATTAATCAGTTTAGTATTAACCGGTTACGCTCATTCAGCAGATAAACATTACCTCACACTGCAAGACACAGCAGACAGCATGCAGCTTCTGCCGCCGCCTCCCGCTTTTGACAGTGTGGCGTTTCTGGCCGACAAGGCTGCTTATGAGCAGGGAAAATATTTGCGCAATACGCCACGCGGCGAAATTGCCTACAGCGATGCCGACTCCACCGCCGATAACGTGACTAAAAACTTCTCTAAACCTTTTGGTTTTGATATTGATGCAAAAAATACGCCTGCGACCTATGAACTGATTTCAACGATGAAAGAAGATGCGGGCGATTACGCCACTAAATCGGCGAAAGAAAAGTACAACCGTATTCGCCCGTTCGCTTTCTTTCATGAGCCAACCTGCCGCCCGGAAGATGAAAGTAAATTAGCCAAAAACGGTTCTTATCCATCAGGTCATACTGCAATTGGTTGGTCGATCGCTCTGGTGCTGGCCGAGATCAACCCGCAGCGCCAGAACGAGATCCTCAAGCGCGGTTTTGAACTGGGGCAAAGCCGAGTAATTTGCGGGTATCATTGGCAAAGCGATGTGGACGCGGCGCGGGTGGTTTCATCGGCTGTCGTGGCTAGATTGCACAGTAATCCGCAGTTCGTCAGCCAGTTGGAAAAAGCTAAAGAAGAAATTTCCAAAATGCAGTCAGCCAATAAATAA